A stretch of the Geovibrio thiophilus genome encodes the following:
- the glgP gene encoding alpha-glucan family phosphorylase: MRISEYNVRPDLPQELKALEEIAYNLWWCWNDDALELFRSINPASWEKSRHNPIAVIGSLTREGYEKLMKDPVFMSRLEAVHKQFTEYMTLPRWFELEHAKKVEEKMHVAYFSAEYGIHESVKLYSGGLGVLSGDHCKSASDVGIPFSAIGLLYRNGYFHQYLNSDGWQQEYYPYNEFYNMPMRRALNPEGQEVCVEVMVENRTVKVNVWRMAVGKIELILLDTDVEGNSKEDRQITGQLYGGDSNMRLKQEIILGIAGYRAIRAMGRKATVYHINEGHPSFVNLERIRNYVSEGMEFRTAVEVVRKSTIFTTHTPVPAGFDIFGTDQVKKYLGPLFENCVLNINQLMGFGRVNPFDESEGFAMAVCGIKLSTYRNGVSRLHGEVSRKMFKNIWPNALENSIPVGHVTNGVHLPTFISEEFKTIYNRYIGENWYYKPYDFTIWSKAENIPDAALFKAKQRQREKLIAFARKHLKSQILQRGGTSGELVKADEVLNPDHLTIGFARRFATYKRGYLLFMDEQRLHQILNNADRPVQIIIAGKAHPKDNGGKEIIKKIFHICRKPMFRDKVVFIEDYDIEVAKYLAQGVDIWLNTPKRPMEASGTSGMKIAANGGLNLSILDGWWDEGYNGENGWAIGAGEEYEKETYQDHVESMELYDKLENEIIPLFYTRDRAGVPREWTRMMKQAIKTCAAFFNTSRMVMNYTDQYYVPVHELNSAFRANKHEEAKEYVLWKDSIIQSWDNVQFVDTKVEADDLKMESGVIFSAAVRTDAIQPENLSVCAIVEFDGASGEFKDPEFVELEFKNVENGVYSYSTKTTLKKAGKMKVAFAVLPRHKFIKERFELNQIKWA; this comes from the coding sequence ATGAGGATTTCTGAATATAATGTAAGACCTGACCTGCCGCAAGAGTTGAAAGCCCTTGAGGAGATTGCATATAATCTCTGGTGGTGCTGGAATGATGACGCTCTGGAGCTTTTCAGAAGTATAAACCCTGCCTCATGGGAGAAATCCCGCCACAATCCCATAGCCGTTATCGGAAGCCTCACGAGGGAAGGCTATGAAAAACTTATGAAGGATCCCGTGTTTATGTCCCGCCTTGAGGCTGTGCATAAGCAGTTTACGGAGTATATGACTCTGCCCCGCTGGTTTGAGCTTGAACATGCAAAAAAAGTCGAAGAGAAGATGCACGTTGCCTACTTCTCCGCGGAATACGGAATACACGAATCCGTTAAGCTGTATTCCGGCGGTCTCGGTGTTCTCTCCGGAGACCACTGCAAATCCGCCAGTGATGTGGGAATACCCTTTTCCGCCATAGGTCTGCTCTACAGAAACGGCTATTTTCACCAGTATCTTAACTCCGACGGATGGCAGCAGGAATACTATCCCTACAACGAGTTTTATAATATGCCCATGCGCAGGGCTCTGAACCCTGAAGGTCAGGAAGTCTGCGTTGAGGTCATGGTTGAGAACAGAACCGTTAAGGTCAATGTATGGCGCATGGCGGTGGGCAAGATAGAGCTTATACTCCTTGATACGGATGTTGAAGGCAACTCCAAGGAAGACAGACAGATAACGGGTCAGCTTTACGGCGGCGATTCCAACATGCGTCTCAAGCAGGAAATAATACTCGGCATAGCAGGTTACAGGGCGATCAGGGCAATGGGCAGAAAAGCCACAGTTTATCATATAAACGAAGGTCACCCCTCATTCGTGAATCTTGAGCGCATAAGGAACTATGTCTCCGAGGGGATGGAGTTCCGCACGGCTGTCGAGGTAGTGCGCAAGAGCACGATTTTCACCACTCACACCCCCGTTCCCGCAGGGTTTGACATATTCGGAACGGATCAGGTTAAAAAATATCTCGGTCCTCTCTTTGAAAACTGCGTCCTGAACATAAATCAGCTCATGGGCTTCGGCAGGGTGAATCCGTTTGACGAGAGTGAAGGCTTCGCAATGGCAGTATGCGGCATAAAACTCAGCACATACAGAAACGGCGTGAGCCGCCTGCACGGCGAGGTTTCAAGGAAGATGTTCAAGAACATCTGGCCGAACGCCCTTGAAAACTCCATCCCTGTGGGGCATGTGACAAACGGCGTCCATCTGCCCACATTCATATCAGAAGAATTTAAAACAATATACAACAGATATATAGGCGAAAACTGGTACTACAAGCCTTACGACTTCACAATCTGGAGCAAAGCGGAAAACATACCTGATGCCGCTCTCTTCAAAGCCAAGCAGAGGCAGAGGGAAAAGCTTATAGCCTTCGCCAGAAAACACCTGAAAAGCCAGATTCTCCAGCGCGGCGGAACATCCGGCGAGCTTGTTAAAGCTGACGAGGTTCTTAACCCCGATCACCTCACAATCGGCTTCGCCAGAAGGTTTGCCACATACAAAAGAGGTTATCTTCTTTTCATGGACGAGCAGAGGCTCCACCAGATACTCAACAACGCCGATCGTCCGGTGCAGATAATCATAGCGGGCAAGGCGCACCCCAAGGACAACGGCGGCAAGGAGATAATCAAAAAGATTTTCCATATCTGCCGTAAGCCGATGTTCAGGGACAAAGTAGTTTTCATAGAGGATTATGACATTGAAGTGGCGAAATACCTCGCTCAGGGCGTGGATATATGGCTGAACACTCCGAAACGCCCCATGGAAGCCTCCGGCACAAGCGGCATGAAGATAGCCGCCAACGGCGGGCTTAACCTCTCTATTCTTGACGGATGGTGGGATGAGGGCTACAACGGCGAAAACGGCTGGGCAATCGGTGCAGGTGAGGAATACGAGAAGGAGACCTATCAGGATCATGTCGAGAGCATGGAGCTTTACGACAAGCTTGAGAACGAGATAATACCGCTCTTCTACACCAGAGACAGAGCTGGCGTTCCCCGTGAATGGACAAGGATGATGAAGCAGGCGATTAAAACCTGCGCCGCTTTCTTCAACACCTCCAGAATGGTTATGAACTACACCGACCAGTATTATGTGCCCGTTCACGAGCTTAATTCCGCTTTCCGCGCGAACAAGCATGAAGAGGCGAAGGAGTATGTTCTCTGGAAGGACAGCATAATCCAGAGCTGGGACAATGTGCAGTTTGTAGATACAAAAGTTGAGGCTGACGACCTTAAAATGGAGTCGGGCGTAATTTTCAGCGCTGCTGTGCGTACCGATGCCATTCAGCCTGAAAACCTTTCCGTATGCGCAATTGTGGAGTTTGACGGAGCAAGCGGCGAGTTTAAAGATCCTGAGTTTGTGGAGCTTGAGTTCAAGAACGTTGAAAACGGCGTTTACAGCTATTCCACCAAGACAACACTGAAAAAAGCGGGCAAAATGAAGGTGGCTTTCGCCGTTCTGCCCAGACATAAATTTATAAAGGAACGCTTCGAGCTGAACCAGATAAAATGGGCATAA